One part of the Vanessa tameamea isolate UH-Manoa-2023 chromosome 8, ilVanTame1 primary haplotype, whole genome shotgun sequence genome encodes these proteins:
- the LOC113399993 gene encoding eukaryotic translation initiation factor 1A, X-chromosomal, which yields MPKNKGKGGKNRRRGKNENETEKRELVFKEDGQEYAQVTKMLGNGRLEAMCFDGIKRLCHIRGKLRKKVWINQGDIILIGLRDYQDAKADVILKYTPDEARNLKTYGEFPETVRINETVVYSVDGLDEDIEFGDEVSSEDEADTVDNI from the coding sequence ATGCCGAAAAATAAAGGAAAAGGTGGTAAAAACAGGAGGAGGGGAAAGAACGAAAATGAAACAGAAAAACGTGAGTTAGTCTTTAAAGAAGACGGACAGGAATACGCCCAAGTCACAAAGATGCTCGGTAATGGCCGCTTAGAGGCCATGTGCTTTGATGGCATAAAACGTCTATGCCACATCAGAGGAAAGTTAAGAAAAAAAGTCTGGATAAACCAgggagatattatattaattggttTACGAGATTATCAAGACGCAAAAGCGGATGTCATCCTCAAATATACCCCTGACGAGGCAAGGAATCTGAAAACGTATGGAGAATTCCCTGAAACTGTACGCATCAATGAGACTGTAGTGTATTCTGTTGATGGTCTGGATGAAGATATTGAATTTGGTGATGAAGTAAGCTCAGAAGACGAAGCTGATACTGttgataatatataa